Genomic DNA from Amycolatopsis alba DSM 44262:
GATCCCCGCCACCGCGCGCAAGATGGTGCAGAACGCGGTTTCGGGGCTGCGCGCCACGCTGGCCCAGCGGACCGGCGCCACCGAGCAGGCCATGCTGCTCACCCACGCGCCCGGCTACCTGCTGCGGGTCGACAGCGACCAGGTCGACGTCTCCCGGTTCCGGCGGCTCGCCACCGAGGGCCGCACGGCGCAGGCGGGCGGCGACGTCGAGCGGGCCGTCTCGGCCTACCGCGACGCGCTCGCGCTGTGGCGTGGCCCGGTGCTCGCCGACCTCACCGAGACCGGCGTGGTGTGGCCCGAACTGGTCGCGCTGGAGGACCAGCGGATCGCCCTCCACGAGGATCTCTTCGGCCTGGAGCTGGACCGGGGACACCATCACGAGGTGCTCACCGACCTGCGCGGGATGGCGGAGGCCAACCCGAACCGCGAGCGGCTCAACGCCCAGCTGATGACCGCGCTCTACCGCTGCGGCCGTCACGTCGACGCCCTCGAGGTCTACCGCGCGACGCGGGCCAGCCTCGCCGAGGGCCTCGGCCTGGAGCCGGGCAAGGAGCTGCGCGAGCTGGAACGCGCGATCCTCCAGCACGACGAAACCCTGCTCACCCGGCGCCCGGATCCGGCACCGCGTCCCGCGTCCGAGCCGGTGCCCGCACCGGTGGTCGAACCGCTGCCGTTCACTCCCGCCCCGGTGATCGCACTGCCCCGCACGGAGCCCGTCGAGAGCGAGCGGAAGCCGGTCGTCGCGATCGGGGTCGCCCTGGCCACCCCGGACGACGACCCGGAAGAGGCCGTCGAGGTACAGGCGAGGCTGCGGACCGTCGTCGAGGAGGAGGCCCTCGCCGCGGGCGCGTACCTGCCGGGGGAATCGGGTCCGGTCGTGCTGGCCCTGTTCGGTCTCCCCCGCACCGATGACGACGACGCCGTCCACGCGACCAGGACCGCGCTGCGGATCCACGACCGGCTGACCACCGCCGGGATCGCCACCCAGATCGGCGTCGACAGCGGCGACGTCCTCGTCGAGTTCACCGCCGCCGGTCCCGGTCAGGTGGCGGGCCCCGTGCTGGACCGCTGTGTCCGTTCGGCGCTGCGCGCGCCCGAAGGCCGGATCCGGGTGTCGGACGCGGTCCGCGAGGCTTCCGAGCCCGCCGTGGTGCACGAGGCGTCGGAAGACTCGCCTGGCTGGTGGCACGCCGTTTCCGCACGCCAGCACCCGGTGGCGGAGCCCGCCGATCCCGGCGGCTTCGTCGGCCGGGACCACGACCTCGATCTGCTGAGCCACCTGCTCGGCTTCGTCGAACGCGGCGGCCGCCCGCATCGGGTGACGATGCTCGGCGAGCCCGGCATCGGCAAGTCGCGGCTCCTCGCAGAGTTCGCCGAAACCCTTTCCGGGCAACCCCGGATCAGGGTGCTGGACGCCGGCGCCGACGTCACCGAAGCGTTCGCCGTCGTGCCGGGGCTGCTCCCCCAGACCGCCTCGCGACTGCGTACCGAGGGCGGCGACTCGGCACTCCGGGCCGCCGCCGGCGAACTGACCGCCTACGGGCCGCTGGTGGTGCTGGCCGACGACCTGCATCGCGCCGGACCCGAGACCCAGGACGCGGTCGACCGGCTCGGGGAGTCCTGCGCGGGACTGCCGGTCCTGATCGTCGCGTCCGCCCGGCCCGGCCTGCTCGAAGCCGAACACGGCGAGCGCTGCGGCACGACGGTGACCCTCGCCCCGCTTTCCGACGACGCCGTCGGCAAACTGCTCGACAAGCTGCTGCCCGGCACCGCCCGGCTCATCCGCGGCAGGCAGGACCTGATCGCCAGGATCGGCGGGAACCCCCGGTTCGCGCACGCGTACGCCCAGGGGGTGCATGGCCGGACCGCCCCGTTTCCGGGACTGGGCCAGGCGATGACGCCCCCGCTGGTCCGCCGGACGCTCGCCGCGCAGCTCGACAACCTGCCCGCCGCCGAGAAATCCCTGCTGAAGGCGGCCAGTCTCACCGGTGACGCGTTCACCGCCGAGGACGTCGCCGCGGTCTGCGGCCGGGACACCGTCGAGATCGAGGGGACCCTGTCCCGGCTCGCGAGCCTCTCGGTGCTGCGCCGCGAAGACGACGACGCCGGCTACACGTTCCGCCGCGCGACGCTGCGGGAGCTGGTCTACCAGCGGATCCCGCGCGCGACCCGCACCGCGCTGCTCCGCCGCCCCGCCGTGCGCCGCGTCGAAGCCCTCGCCTGACGGCTTCGGCCGGGCCCACACGCGTGACTCGCGTGATTGAACACGGGACTCGCGTGATTGGAGACGGAACTCGCGTGATTGGACGAGTTCCGTCTCTGATCACGCGAGTCACGGGTCTGATCACGCGAGTTGCGGCTTCAAGCACGCGAGTTACGGGTCTGGTCACGGGAAAGCCCCCGGTCGCCGAAGCGGCCGGGGGCTGACGTCGTGACCAGGGTCAGCCGGTGGG
This window encodes:
- a CDS encoding BTAD domain-containing putative transcriptional regulator — translated: MRFDLLGPFNVVHDGRPVVLRGATQRAVLAYLLLRHNEVIATSTLLQAIWADEIPATARKMVQNAVSGLRATLAQRTGATEQAMLLTHAPGYLLRVDSDQVDVSRFRRLATEGRTAQAGGDVERAVSAYRDALALWRGPVLADLTETGVVWPELVALEDQRIALHEDLFGLELDRGHHHEVLTDLRGMAEANPNRERLNAQLMTALYRCGRHVDALEVYRATRASLAEGLGLEPGKELRELERAILQHDETLLTRRPDPAPRPASEPVPAPVVEPLPFTPAPVIALPRTEPVESERKPVVAIGVALATPDDDPEEAVEVQARLRTVVEEEALAAGAYLPGESGPVVLALFGLPRTDDDDAVHATRTALRIHDRLTTAGIATQIGVDSGDVLVEFTAAGPGQVAGPVLDRCVRSALRAPEGRIRVSDAVREASEPAVVHEASEDSPGWWHAVSARQHPVAEPADPGGFVGRDHDLDLLSHLLGFVERGGRPHRVTMLGEPGIGKSRLLAEFAETLSGQPRIRVLDAGADVTEAFAVVPGLLPQTASRLRTEGGDSALRAAAGELTAYGPLVVLADDLHRAGPETQDAVDRLGESCAGLPVLIVASARPGLLEAEHGERCGTTVTLAPLSDDAVGKLLDKLLPGTARLIRGRQDLIARIGGNPRFAHAYAQGVHGRTAPFPGLGQAMTPPLVRRTLAAQLDNLPAAEKSLLKAASLTGDAFTAEDVAAVCGRDTVEIEGTLSRLASLSVLRREDDDAGYTFRRATLRELVYQRIPRATRTALLRRPAVRRVEALA